Proteins from a single region of Bos javanicus breed banteng chromosome 25, ARS-OSU_banteng_1.0, whole genome shotgun sequence:
- the BRAT1 gene encoding BRCA1-associated ATM activator 1 isoform X5 codes for MDPECARLLPALCDVLADPRQPVADDTCLEKLLDWFKAVTEAGSSLLLLQDHPCLVELLFHVLKPQDLSSRILSFALRLAGIFAAQENCFQYLQFSPWKAEPDSLGSFILHFQQGELLPGLFGEPGPLGAAAWAAPSVRSGWIQGLHSLAQHPSALRFLADSGAVDTIFSLQGDPSLFVASAAGQLLVRVLDLALCGPAEGRISLQAWDWPACARKIVCHLEDCLRSEATPRVTQALHVLTTAFGHCHGLWTQGLWVQLSPLVARLLEKDPVPAPHALVDLLLSVARSSMLSSDPGLWETAAQTLSRLSPTQAGPLAAGILKLQDCPQALRIQAFGVLLQPLAFVLEATAQAPGMPGLLEGAAGDLMAVDTLPPSKSACVGLLCSALAHLELLQPLPQRPSPWPQAPLLAAVVAILRLCNGSAAPSSEAGSRLCAMLGGCVRVQRAALDFLGVLSQGLGPQELVTQVFAILLEYLVSPDSSPTVLKKAFQATLRWLLSSAAPPGCCDLEPYAQLVLGELLSVLRKRLCSPCWEVRDSGLEFLTQMTRHRGGQAGFRQALLASKVPELTRQLLQDPESYVRASAVAAVGQLSSWGLLAAPSSPEHAATPQTPLEELLLVLTTDSEGFPRRAVMRVFTEWLRDGYADVAEDPERFVARVLQAASGDLDWEVRVQGLELALAFLEQLLGPCGPSAAAPPGALAQALQALCRVQLFEFAFRSLFDCDRPVAQKSCDLLLFLRAKATPSSNSQEAGDGPDVTSVEAALRRWQAGEQGQPLGELAPEAVLAVLRSMDLEALQDTLAESSDHVERSPQSLLQDMLATVDVLGDNEADCY; via the exons ATGGACCCAGAGTGTGCCCGGCTCCTCCCGGCTCTCTGTGATGTCCTGGCAGACCCCAGGCAGCCGGTGGCAGATGACACTTGTTTGGAGAAGCTGCTGGACTGGTTTAAAGCAGTCACTGAAGCAG GCTCCAGTCTCCTGTTACTGCAGGATCACCCCTGCCTGGTAGAGCTGCTGTTCCATGTGCTGAAACCCCAGGACCTGAGTTCCAGAATCCTGTCCTTTGCGCTTCGCCTCGCGGGGATATTTGCAGCCCAGGAGAACTGCTTCCAGTACCTCCAG TTCTCTCCCTGGAAGGCGGAGCCGGACTCACTCGGCTCCTTCATCCTCCACTTCCAGCAGGGGGAGCTGCTGCCTGGGCTCTTCGGGGAGCCGGGCCCCCTCGGGGCAGCGGCCTGGGCAGCCCCCTCCGTGCGCAGCGGCTGGATCCAGGGCCTGCACTCCCTGGCGCAGCACCCCAGTGCCTTGCGCTTCCTTGCCGACTCGG GTGCTGTTGACACCATCTTCTCCCTGCAGGGAGATCCCAGCCTGTTTGTGGCCTCCGCCGCCGGGCAGCTCCTGGTGCGTGTCCTGGACTTGGCCCTGTGCGGACCCGCTGAGGGGCGCATCTCCCTGCAGGCCTGGGACTGGCCGGCCTGTGCCCGGAAGATTGTGTGTCACCTCGAAGACTGCCTGCGCTCCGAGGCCACCCCGCGGGTCACGCAGGCCCTGCACGTCCTGACCACTGCGTTCGGGCACTGCCATGGCCTCTGGACGCAGGGCCTTTGGGTGCAGCTGAGCCCCCTCGTGGCCCGCCTGCTCGAGAAGGACCCTGTGCCGGCCCCGCACGCGCTCGTGGATCTCCTCCTCAGCGTGGCCCG CTCTTCCATGCTGAGCTCTGACCCTGGCCTGTGGGAGACGGCAGCACAGACCCTAAGCCGCCTGAGCCCCACGCAGGCAGGGCCTCTGGCTGCGGGGATCCTGAAACTGCAGGACTG TCCCCAGGCGCTGAGGATCCAGGCCTTCGGcgtcctcctccagcccctggccttTGTCCTGGAAGCCACTGCTCAGGCCCCCGGAATGCCAG GCTTGCTGGAGGGGGCTGCAGGCGACCTGATGGCCGTGGACACGCTCCCGCCCTCCAAGTCGGCGTGCGTGGGTCTCCTGTGCAGCGCCCTGGCCCACCTGGAGCTGCTGCAGCCCCTG ccccagcGCCCCTCGCCCTGGCCCCAGGCGCCCCTGCTTGCAGCTGTGGTGGCGATACTCCGACTCTGCAATGGCTCAGCAGCCCCCAGCTCCGAGGCGGGCAGCCGCCTGTGCGCGATGCTGGGGGGCTGCGTCCGCGTCCAGCGAGCTGCCCTGGATTTCCTGGGGGTCCTGTCTCAGGGATTGG gcccccaggagttggtgacacaGGTGTTTGCCATCCTGCTGGAGTACCTCGTGAGCCCCGACTCCAGCCCCACG GTTCTGAAGAAGGCCTTCCAGGCCACACTCCGCTGGCTCCTGAGCTCAGCCGCACCTCCCGGCTGCTGTGACCTGGAGCCCTACGCCCAGCTGGTCCTCGGAG AGCTGCTCTCCGTGCTGCGGAAGCGCCTGTGCAGCCCCTGCTGGGAGGTGAGGGACTCGGGCCTCGAGTTCCTGACCCAGATGACCAGACACCGGGGAG GGCAGGCCGGCTTCAGACAGGCGCTGCTGGCCTCGAAGGTGCCCGAGCTGACCAGGCAGCTCCTGCAAGACCCCGAGAGCTATGTCCGTGCAAGCGCAGTGGCTGCCGTGGGGCAGCTGTCCAGCTGGGGGCTGCTCGCCGCCCCCTCCAGCCCTGAGCACGCAGCCACCCCGCAG ACCCCACTCGAGGAGCTTCTGCTTGTCCTGACCACGGACTCGGAGGGGTTCCCCCGGCGGGCCGTCATGCGGGTCTTCACAGAGTGGCTGCGGGACGGCTACGCAGACGTGGCCGAGGACCCGGAGCGGTTTGTGGCCCGAGTGCTGCAGGCGGCGAGCGGGGACCTGGACTGGGAGGTGCGCGTCCAGGGCCTGGAGCTGGCACTGGCGTTCCTGGAGCAGCTGCTGGGCCCCTGCGGCCCCTCCGCGGCGGCCCCGCCCGGCGCACTGGCCCAGGCCCTGCAGGCGCTCTGCCGGGTCCAGCTCTTCGAGTTCGCCTTCCGGTCCTTGTTTGACTGTGACCGCCCCGTGGCCCAGAAGTCCTGtgacctcctcctcttcctgagGGCCAAGGCCACTCCCTCCAGCAACTCGCAGGAGGCGGGGGATGGTCCCGACGTGACGTCCGTGGAGGCCGCCCTACGGAGGTGGCAGGCCGGTGAACAGGGTCAGCCCCTGGGGGAGCTGGCGCCCGAGGCCGTCCTGGCCGTGCTGAGGTCCATGGACCTGGAGGCCCTACAGGACACCCTGGCTGAGAGCAGTGACCACGTGGAGAGGAGCCCCCAGTCCCTCCTACAGGACATGCTGGCCACTGTGGACGTCCTGGGAGATAACGAGGCCGACTGCTACTGA
- the BRAT1 gene encoding BRCA1-associated ATM activator 1 isoform X4 gives MDPECARLLPALCDVLADPRQPVADDTCLEKLLDWFKAVTEAGSSLLLLQDHPCLVELLFHVLKPQDLSSRILSFALRLAGIFAAQENCFQYLQFSPWKAEPDSLGSFILHFQQGELLPGLFGEPGPLGAAAWAAPSVRSGWIQGLHSLAQHPSALRFLADSGAVDTIFSLQGDPSLFVASAAGQLLVRVLDLALCGPAEGRISLQAWDWPACARKIVCHLEDCLRSEATPRVTQALHVLTTAFGHCHGLWTQGLWVQLSPLVARLLEKDPVPAPHALVDLLLSVARSSMLSSDPGLWETAAQTLSRLSPTQAGPLAAGILKLQDCPQALRIQAFGVLLQPLAFVLEATAQAPGMPGLLEGAAGDLMAVDTLPPSKSACVGLLCSALAHLELLQPLPQRPSPWPQAPLLAAVVAILRLCNGSAAPSSEAGSRLCAMLGGCVRVQRAALDFLGVLSQGLGPQELVTQVFAILLEYLVSPDSSPTVLKKAFQATLRWLLSSAAPPGCCDLEPYAQLVLGELLSVLRKRLCSPCWEVRDSGLEFLTQMTRHRGGQAGFRQALLASKVPELTRQLLQDPESYVRASAVAAVGQLSSWGLLAAPSSPEHAATPQKTPLEELLLVLTTDSEGFPRRAVMRVFTEWLRDGYADVAEDPERFVARVLQAASGDLDWEVRVQGLELALAFLEQLLGPCGPSAAAPPGALAQALQALCRVQLFEFAFRSLFDCDRPVAQKSCDLLLFLRAKATPSSNSQEAGDGPDVTSVEAALRRWQAGEQGQPLGELAPEAVLAVLRSMDLEALQDTLAESSDHVERSPQSLLQDMLATVDVLGDNEADCY, from the exons ATGGACCCAGAGTGTGCCCGGCTCCTCCCGGCTCTCTGTGATGTCCTGGCAGACCCCAGGCAGCCGGTGGCAGATGACACTTGTTTGGAGAAGCTGCTGGACTGGTTTAAAGCAGTCACTGAAGCAG GCTCCAGTCTCCTGTTACTGCAGGATCACCCCTGCCTGGTAGAGCTGCTGTTCCATGTGCTGAAACCCCAGGACCTGAGTTCCAGAATCCTGTCCTTTGCGCTTCGCCTCGCGGGGATATTTGCAGCCCAGGAGAACTGCTTCCAGTACCTCCAG TTCTCTCCCTGGAAGGCGGAGCCGGACTCACTCGGCTCCTTCATCCTCCACTTCCAGCAGGGGGAGCTGCTGCCTGGGCTCTTCGGGGAGCCGGGCCCCCTCGGGGCAGCGGCCTGGGCAGCCCCCTCCGTGCGCAGCGGCTGGATCCAGGGCCTGCACTCCCTGGCGCAGCACCCCAGTGCCTTGCGCTTCCTTGCCGACTCGG GTGCTGTTGACACCATCTTCTCCCTGCAGGGAGATCCCAGCCTGTTTGTGGCCTCCGCCGCCGGGCAGCTCCTGGTGCGTGTCCTGGACTTGGCCCTGTGCGGACCCGCTGAGGGGCGCATCTCCCTGCAGGCCTGGGACTGGCCGGCCTGTGCCCGGAAGATTGTGTGTCACCTCGAAGACTGCCTGCGCTCCGAGGCCACCCCGCGGGTCACGCAGGCCCTGCACGTCCTGACCACTGCGTTCGGGCACTGCCATGGCCTCTGGACGCAGGGCCTTTGGGTGCAGCTGAGCCCCCTCGTGGCCCGCCTGCTCGAGAAGGACCCTGTGCCGGCCCCGCACGCGCTCGTGGATCTCCTCCTCAGCGTGGCCCG CTCTTCCATGCTGAGCTCTGACCCTGGCCTGTGGGAGACGGCAGCACAGACCCTAAGCCGCCTGAGCCCCACGCAGGCAGGGCCTCTGGCTGCGGGGATCCTGAAACTGCAGGACTG TCCCCAGGCGCTGAGGATCCAGGCCTTCGGcgtcctcctccagcccctggccttTGTCCTGGAAGCCACTGCTCAGGCCCCCGGAATGCCAG GCTTGCTGGAGGGGGCTGCAGGCGACCTGATGGCCGTGGACACGCTCCCGCCCTCCAAGTCGGCGTGCGTGGGTCTCCTGTGCAGCGCCCTGGCCCACCTGGAGCTGCTGCAGCCCCTG ccccagcGCCCCTCGCCCTGGCCCCAGGCGCCCCTGCTTGCAGCTGTGGTGGCGATACTCCGACTCTGCAATGGCTCAGCAGCCCCCAGCTCCGAGGCGGGCAGCCGCCTGTGCGCGATGCTGGGGGGCTGCGTCCGCGTCCAGCGAGCTGCCCTGGATTTCCTGGGGGTCCTGTCTCAGGGATTGG gcccccaggagttggtgacacaGGTGTTTGCCATCCTGCTGGAGTACCTCGTGAGCCCCGACTCCAGCCCCACG GTTCTGAAGAAGGCCTTCCAGGCCACACTCCGCTGGCTCCTGAGCTCAGCCGCACCTCCCGGCTGCTGTGACCTGGAGCCCTACGCCCAGCTGGTCCTCGGAG AGCTGCTCTCCGTGCTGCGGAAGCGCCTGTGCAGCCCCTGCTGGGAGGTGAGGGACTCGGGCCTCGAGTTCCTGACCCAGATGACCAGACACCGGGGAG GGCAGGCCGGCTTCAGACAGGCGCTGCTGGCCTCGAAGGTGCCCGAGCTGACCAGGCAGCTCCTGCAAGACCCCGAGAGCTATGTCCGTGCAAGCGCAGTGGCTGCCGTGGGGCAGCTGTCCAGCTGGGGGCTGCTCGCCGCCCCCTCCAGCCCTGAGCACGCAGCCACCCCGCAG AAGACCCCACTCGAGGAGCTTCTGCTTGTCCTGACCACGGACTCGGAGGGGTTCCCCCGGCGGGCCGTCATGCGGGTCTTCACAGAGTGGCTGCGGGACGGCTACGCAGACGTGGCCGAGGACCCGGAGCGGTTTGTGGCCCGAGTGCTGCAGGCGGCGAGCGGGGACCTGGACTGGGAGGTGCGCGTCCAGGGCCTGGAGCTGGCACTGGCGTTCCTGGAGCAGCTGCTGGGCCCCTGCGGCCCCTCCGCGGCGGCCCCGCCCGGCGCACTGGCCCAGGCCCTGCAGGCGCTCTGCCGGGTCCAGCTCTTCGAGTTCGCCTTCCGGTCCTTGTTTGACTGTGACCGCCCCGTGGCCCAGAAGTCCTGtgacctcctcctcttcctgagGGCCAAGGCCACTCCCTCCAGCAACTCGCAGGAGGCGGGGGATGGTCCCGACGTGACGTCCGTGGAGGCCGCCCTACGGAGGTGGCAGGCCGGTGAACAGGGTCAGCCCCTGGGGGAGCTGGCGCCCGAGGCCGTCCTGGCCGTGCTGAGGTCCATGGACCTGGAGGCCCTACAGGACACCCTGGCTGAGAGCAGTGACCACGTGGAGAGGAGCCCCCAGTCCCTCCTACAGGACATGCTGGCCACTGTGGACGTCCTGGGAGATAACGAGGCCGACTGCTACTGA
- the BRAT1 gene encoding BRCA1-associated ATM activator 1 isoform X6 yields the protein MDPECARLLPALCDVLADPRQPVADDTCLEKLLDWFKAVTEAGSSLLLLQDHPCLVELLFHVLKPQDLSSRILSFALRLAGIFAAQENCFQYLQQGELLPGLFGEPGPLGAAAWAAPSVRSGWIQGLHSLAQHPSALRFLADSGAVDTIFSLQGDPSLFVASAAGQLLVRVLDLALCGPAEGRISLQAWDWPACARKIVCHLEDCLRSEATPRVTQALHVLTTAFGHCHGLWTQGLWVQLSPLVARLLEKDPVPAPHALVDLLLSVARSSMLSSDPGLWETAAQTLSRLSPTQAGPLAAGILKLQDCPQALRIQAFGVLLQPLAFVLEATAQAPGMPGLLEGAAGDLMAVDTLPPSKSACVGLLCSALAHLELLQPLPQRPSPWPQAPLLAAVVAILRLCNGSAAPSSEAGSRLCAMLGGCVRVQRAALDFLGVLSQGLGPQELVTQVFAILLEYLVSPDSSPTVLKKAFQATLRWLLSSAAPPGCCDLEPYAQLVLGELLSVLRKRLCSPCWEVRDSGLEFLTQMTRHRGGQAGFRQALLASKVPELTRQLLQDPESYVRASAVAAVGQLSSWGLLAAPSSPEHAATPQKTPLEELLLVLTTDSEGFPRRAVMRVFTEWLRDGYADVAEDPERFVARVLQAASGDLDWEVRVQGLELALAFLEQLLGPCGPSAAAPPGALAQALQALCRVQLFEFAFRSLFDCDRPVAQKSCDLLLFLRAKATPSSNSQEAGDGPDVTSVEAALRRWQAGEQGQPLGELAPEAVLAVLRSMDLEALQDTLAESSDHVERSPQSLLQDMLATVDVLGDNEADCY from the exons ATGGACCCAGAGTGTGCCCGGCTCCTCCCGGCTCTCTGTGATGTCCTGGCAGACCCCAGGCAGCCGGTGGCAGATGACACTTGTTTGGAGAAGCTGCTGGACTGGTTTAAAGCAGTCACTGAAGCAG GCTCCAGTCTCCTGTTACTGCAGGATCACCCCTGCCTGGTAGAGCTGCTGTTCCATGTGCTGAAACCCCAGGACCTGAGTTCCAGAATCCTGTCCTTTGCGCTTCGCCTCGCGGGGATATTTGCAGCCCAGGAGAACTGCTTCCAGTACCTCCAG CAGGGGGAGCTGCTGCCTGGGCTCTTCGGGGAGCCGGGCCCCCTCGGGGCAGCGGCCTGGGCAGCCCCCTCCGTGCGCAGCGGCTGGATCCAGGGCCTGCACTCCCTGGCGCAGCACCCCAGTGCCTTGCGCTTCCTTGCCGACTCGG GTGCTGTTGACACCATCTTCTCCCTGCAGGGAGATCCCAGCCTGTTTGTGGCCTCCGCCGCCGGGCAGCTCCTGGTGCGTGTCCTGGACTTGGCCCTGTGCGGACCCGCTGAGGGGCGCATCTCCCTGCAGGCCTGGGACTGGCCGGCCTGTGCCCGGAAGATTGTGTGTCACCTCGAAGACTGCCTGCGCTCCGAGGCCACCCCGCGGGTCACGCAGGCCCTGCACGTCCTGACCACTGCGTTCGGGCACTGCCATGGCCTCTGGACGCAGGGCCTTTGGGTGCAGCTGAGCCCCCTCGTGGCCCGCCTGCTCGAGAAGGACCCTGTGCCGGCCCCGCACGCGCTCGTGGATCTCCTCCTCAGCGTGGCCCG CTCTTCCATGCTGAGCTCTGACCCTGGCCTGTGGGAGACGGCAGCACAGACCCTAAGCCGCCTGAGCCCCACGCAGGCAGGGCCTCTGGCTGCGGGGATCCTGAAACTGCAGGACTG TCCCCAGGCGCTGAGGATCCAGGCCTTCGGcgtcctcctccagcccctggccttTGTCCTGGAAGCCACTGCTCAGGCCCCCGGAATGCCAG GCTTGCTGGAGGGGGCTGCAGGCGACCTGATGGCCGTGGACACGCTCCCGCCCTCCAAGTCGGCGTGCGTGGGTCTCCTGTGCAGCGCCCTGGCCCACCTGGAGCTGCTGCAGCCCCTG ccccagcGCCCCTCGCCCTGGCCCCAGGCGCCCCTGCTTGCAGCTGTGGTGGCGATACTCCGACTCTGCAATGGCTCAGCAGCCCCCAGCTCCGAGGCGGGCAGCCGCCTGTGCGCGATGCTGGGGGGCTGCGTCCGCGTCCAGCGAGCTGCCCTGGATTTCCTGGGGGTCCTGTCTCAGGGATTGG gcccccaggagttggtgacacaGGTGTTTGCCATCCTGCTGGAGTACCTCGTGAGCCCCGACTCCAGCCCCACG GTTCTGAAGAAGGCCTTCCAGGCCACACTCCGCTGGCTCCTGAGCTCAGCCGCACCTCCCGGCTGCTGTGACCTGGAGCCCTACGCCCAGCTGGTCCTCGGAG AGCTGCTCTCCGTGCTGCGGAAGCGCCTGTGCAGCCCCTGCTGGGAGGTGAGGGACTCGGGCCTCGAGTTCCTGACCCAGATGACCAGACACCGGGGAG GGCAGGCCGGCTTCAGACAGGCGCTGCTGGCCTCGAAGGTGCCCGAGCTGACCAGGCAGCTCCTGCAAGACCCCGAGAGCTATGTCCGTGCAAGCGCAGTGGCTGCCGTGGGGCAGCTGTCCAGCTGGGGGCTGCTCGCCGCCCCCTCCAGCCCTGAGCACGCAGCCACCCCGCAG AAGACCCCACTCGAGGAGCTTCTGCTTGTCCTGACCACGGACTCGGAGGGGTTCCCCCGGCGGGCCGTCATGCGGGTCTTCACAGAGTGGCTGCGGGACGGCTACGCAGACGTGGCCGAGGACCCGGAGCGGTTTGTGGCCCGAGTGCTGCAGGCGGCGAGCGGGGACCTGGACTGGGAGGTGCGCGTCCAGGGCCTGGAGCTGGCACTGGCGTTCCTGGAGCAGCTGCTGGGCCCCTGCGGCCCCTCCGCGGCGGCCCCGCCCGGCGCACTGGCCCAGGCCCTGCAGGCGCTCTGCCGGGTCCAGCTCTTCGAGTTCGCCTTCCGGTCCTTGTTTGACTGTGACCGCCCCGTGGCCCAGAAGTCCTGtgacctcctcctcttcctgagGGCCAAGGCCACTCCCTCCAGCAACTCGCAGGAGGCGGGGGATGGTCCCGACGTGACGTCCGTGGAGGCCGCCCTACGGAGGTGGCAGGCCGGTGAACAGGGTCAGCCCCTGGGGGAGCTGGCGCCCGAGGCCGTCCTGGCCGTGCTGAGGTCCATGGACCTGGAGGCCCTACAGGACACCCTGGCTGAGAGCAGTGACCACGTGGAGAGGAGCCCCCAGTCCCTCCTACAGGACATGCTGGCCACTGTGGACGTCCTGGGAGATAACGAGGCCGACTGCTACTGA
- the BRAT1 gene encoding BRCA1-associated ATM activator 1 isoform X2, whose product MDPECARLLPALCDVLADPRQPVADDTCLEKLLDWFKAVTEAGSSLLLLQDHPCLVELLFHVLKPQDLSSRILSFALRLAGIFAAQENCFQYLQFSPWKAEPDSLGSFILHFQQGELLPGLFGEPGPLGAAAWAAPSVRSGWIQGLHSLAQHPSALRFLADSGAVDTIFSLQGDPSLFVASAAGQLLVRVLDLALCGPAEGRISLQAWDWPACARKIVCHLEDCLRSEATPRVTQALHVLTTAFGHCHGLWTQGLWVQLSPLVARLLEKDPVPAPHALVDLLLSVARSSMLSSDPGLWETAAQTLSRLSPTQAGPLAAGILKLQDCPQALRIQAFGVLLQPLAFVLEATAQAPGMPGLLEGAAGDLMAVDTLPPSKSACVGLLCSALAHLELLQPLVGVAQPASALAAGLAAGTDAPAPPQPQRPSPWPQAPLLAAVVAILRLCNGSAAPSSEAGSRLCAMLGGCVRVQRAALDFLGVLSQGLGPQELVTQVFAILLEYLVSPDSSPTVLKKAFQATLRWLLSSAAPPGCCDLEPYAQLVLGELLSVLRKRLCSPCWEVRDSGLEFLTQMTRHRGGQAGFRQALLASKVPELTRQLLQDPESYVRASAVAAVGQLSSWGLLAAPSSPEHAATPQTPLEELLLVLTTDSEGFPRRAVMRVFTEWLRDGYADVAEDPERFVARVLQAASGDLDWEVRVQGLELALAFLEQLLGPCGPSAAAPPGALAQALQALCRVQLFEFAFRSLFDCDRPVAQKSCDLLLFLRAKATPSSNSQEAGDGPDVTSVEAALRRWQAGEQGQPLGELAPEAVLAVLRSMDLEALQDTLAESSDHVERSPQSLLQDMLATVDVLGDNEADCY is encoded by the exons ATGGACCCAGAGTGTGCCCGGCTCCTCCCGGCTCTCTGTGATGTCCTGGCAGACCCCAGGCAGCCGGTGGCAGATGACACTTGTTTGGAGAAGCTGCTGGACTGGTTTAAAGCAGTCACTGAAGCAG GCTCCAGTCTCCTGTTACTGCAGGATCACCCCTGCCTGGTAGAGCTGCTGTTCCATGTGCTGAAACCCCAGGACCTGAGTTCCAGAATCCTGTCCTTTGCGCTTCGCCTCGCGGGGATATTTGCAGCCCAGGAGAACTGCTTCCAGTACCTCCAG TTCTCTCCCTGGAAGGCGGAGCCGGACTCACTCGGCTCCTTCATCCTCCACTTCCAGCAGGGGGAGCTGCTGCCTGGGCTCTTCGGGGAGCCGGGCCCCCTCGGGGCAGCGGCCTGGGCAGCCCCCTCCGTGCGCAGCGGCTGGATCCAGGGCCTGCACTCCCTGGCGCAGCACCCCAGTGCCTTGCGCTTCCTTGCCGACTCGG GTGCTGTTGACACCATCTTCTCCCTGCAGGGAGATCCCAGCCTGTTTGTGGCCTCCGCCGCCGGGCAGCTCCTGGTGCGTGTCCTGGACTTGGCCCTGTGCGGACCCGCTGAGGGGCGCATCTCCCTGCAGGCCTGGGACTGGCCGGCCTGTGCCCGGAAGATTGTGTGTCACCTCGAAGACTGCCTGCGCTCCGAGGCCACCCCGCGGGTCACGCAGGCCCTGCACGTCCTGACCACTGCGTTCGGGCACTGCCATGGCCTCTGGACGCAGGGCCTTTGGGTGCAGCTGAGCCCCCTCGTGGCCCGCCTGCTCGAGAAGGACCCTGTGCCGGCCCCGCACGCGCTCGTGGATCTCCTCCTCAGCGTGGCCCG CTCTTCCATGCTGAGCTCTGACCCTGGCCTGTGGGAGACGGCAGCACAGACCCTAAGCCGCCTGAGCCCCACGCAGGCAGGGCCTCTGGCTGCGGGGATCCTGAAACTGCAGGACTG TCCCCAGGCGCTGAGGATCCAGGCCTTCGGcgtcctcctccagcccctggccttTGTCCTGGAAGCCACTGCTCAGGCCCCCGGAATGCCAG GCTTGCTGGAGGGGGCTGCAGGCGACCTGATGGCCGTGGACACGCTCCCGCCCTCCAAGTCGGCGTGCGTGGGTCTCCTGTGCAGCGCCCTGGCCCACCTGGAGCTGCTGCAGCCCCTGGTAGGTGTGGCCCAGCCCGCGTCTGCCCTGGCAGCGGGACTTGCGGCTGGCACTGACgctcccgccccgccccagccccagcGCCCCTCGCCCTGGCCCCAGGCGCCCCTGCTTGCAGCTGTGGTGGCGATACTCCGACTCTGCAATGGCTCAGCAGCCCCCAGCTCCGAGGCGGGCAGCCGCCTGTGCGCGATGCTGGGGGGCTGCGTCCGCGTCCAGCGAGCTGCCCTGGATTTCCTGGGGGTCCTGTCTCAGGGATTGG gcccccaggagttggtgacacaGGTGTTTGCCATCCTGCTGGAGTACCTCGTGAGCCCCGACTCCAGCCCCACG GTTCTGAAGAAGGCCTTCCAGGCCACACTCCGCTGGCTCCTGAGCTCAGCCGCACCTCCCGGCTGCTGTGACCTGGAGCCCTACGCCCAGCTGGTCCTCGGAG AGCTGCTCTCCGTGCTGCGGAAGCGCCTGTGCAGCCCCTGCTGGGAGGTGAGGGACTCGGGCCTCGAGTTCCTGACCCAGATGACCAGACACCGGGGAG GGCAGGCCGGCTTCAGACAGGCGCTGCTGGCCTCGAAGGTGCCCGAGCTGACCAGGCAGCTCCTGCAAGACCCCGAGAGCTATGTCCGTGCAAGCGCAGTGGCTGCCGTGGGGCAGCTGTCCAGCTGGGGGCTGCTCGCCGCCCCCTCCAGCCCTGAGCACGCAGCCACCCCGCAG ACCCCACTCGAGGAGCTTCTGCTTGTCCTGACCACGGACTCGGAGGGGTTCCCCCGGCGGGCCGTCATGCGGGTCTTCACAGAGTGGCTGCGGGACGGCTACGCAGACGTGGCCGAGGACCCGGAGCGGTTTGTGGCCCGAGTGCTGCAGGCGGCGAGCGGGGACCTGGACTGGGAGGTGCGCGTCCAGGGCCTGGAGCTGGCACTGGCGTTCCTGGAGCAGCTGCTGGGCCCCTGCGGCCCCTCCGCGGCGGCCCCGCCCGGCGCACTGGCCCAGGCCCTGCAGGCGCTCTGCCGGGTCCAGCTCTTCGAGTTCGCCTTCCGGTCCTTGTTTGACTGTGACCGCCCCGTGGCCCAGAAGTCCTGtgacctcctcctcttcctgagGGCCAAGGCCACTCCCTCCAGCAACTCGCAGGAGGCGGGGGATGGTCCCGACGTGACGTCCGTGGAGGCCGCCCTACGGAGGTGGCAGGCCGGTGAACAGGGTCAGCCCCTGGGGGAGCTGGCGCCCGAGGCCGTCCTGGCCGTGCTGAGGTCCATGGACCTGGAGGCCCTACAGGACACCCTGGCTGAGAGCAGTGACCACGTGGAGAGGAGCCCCCAGTCCCTCCTACAGGACATGCTGGCCACTGTGGACGTCCTGGGAGATAACGAGGCCGACTGCTACTGA